The Methanocella sp. genome window below encodes:
- a CDS encoding Gar1/Naf1 family protein produces MKRLGKVLHLSTHGNLIIRSDDGSLPRMNSSVLTKKMEKIGTVYDIFGPEKDPYISVRLFKNYPASKAKALINDRVYTA; encoded by the coding sequence TTGAAGAGGCTTGGCAAGGTATTACATTTATCGACGCACGGCAACCTCATTATTCGCTCTGACGATGGCTCACTTCCCAGAATGAACAGCAGCGTGTTAACCAAAAAAATGGAAAAGATCGGCACAGTTTACGACATCTTTGGCCCGGAGAAGGATCCCTACATATCCGTCAGGCTTTTTAAGAATTATCCGGCGTCCAAGGCTAAAGCGCTCATAAATGACCGAGTCTACACGGCATAG